One genomic segment of Amycolatopsis sp. Hca4 includes these proteins:
- the rsmG gene encoding 16S rRNA (guanine(527)-N(7))-methyltransferase RsmG, with protein sequence MSLEQAAARVFGEHVDRAAGYVELLERHGVERGLIGPREVERLWERHVLNSAVIGEQMPEGARVVDVGSGAGLPGVPLAIARPDLDIVLLEPMARRVDWLAEVAEKLELPITIVRGRAEERPVREQLGGADIVTARAVAPLAKLADWCLPLVRPDGFLVALKGASAADEVERDGAAIRKAGGADPLIVECGAAVLEVPSTVVKIRRLPSATKPKARSRKR encoded by the coding sequence GTGAGCTTGGAGCAGGCGGCGGCGCGGGTGTTCGGAGAGCACGTCGACCGAGCGGCCGGGTACGTCGAACTCCTGGAGCGGCACGGGGTCGAGCGGGGGCTGATCGGTCCGCGGGAAGTCGAGCGGCTGTGGGAACGGCACGTGCTCAACTCGGCGGTGATCGGCGAGCAGATGCCCGAAGGTGCCCGCGTGGTCGACGTCGGGTCCGGCGCCGGGCTTCCGGGTGTACCGCTGGCGATCGCGCGACCGGACCTCGATATCGTCTTGCTCGAACCGATGGCCCGCCGGGTGGACTGGCTGGCCGAGGTGGCCGAGAAGCTGGAACTCCCGATCACCATCGTCCGTGGACGCGCGGAGGAGCGGCCTGTGCGTGAGCAGCTCGGTGGCGCCGACATCGTCACCGCTCGCGCGGTCGCCCCGCTCGCCAAGCTCGCGGACTGGTGCCTGCCGCTCGTTCGTCCCGATGGCTTCCTGGTCGCCCTCAAGGGCGCCAGCGCGGCGGACGAGGTCGAGCGGGACGGTGCCGCCATCCGGAAGGCCGGCGGGGCCGACCCGCTGATCGTCGAGTGCGGTGCCGCCGTACTAGAGGTCCCCAGCACGGTTGTGAAGATCCGGCGCCTGCCGTCGGCGACGAAGCCGAAGGCGCGGAGCAGGAAGCGTTAA
- the rpmH gene encoding 50S ribosomal protein L34, protein MSKGKRTFQPNNRRRAKTHGFRLRMRTRAGRAILAARRRKGREALSA, encoded by the coding sequence GTGAGCAAGGGTAAGCGCACCTTCCAGCCGAACAACCGCCGCCGCGCGAAGACCCACGGGTTCCGGCTGCGCATGCGGACCCGCGCCGGCCGGGCCATCCTGGCGGCCCGCCGTCGCAAGGGCCGCGAAGCGCTGTCCGCCTGA
- a CDS encoding D-alanine--D-alanine ligase: MVDRTVAVLAGGLSHERDVSLRSGRRLSAALKSESFGIEEWDTDGGLLERLRTQRPDAVVVALHGGEGENGSVQTVLEMLGVPFVGTGSQGCRRAWDKPTAKALLQNAGFVTPDWVVLPHSTFRELGAQAVLDAMVERLGLPLILKPDQGGSALGTQVVREAAELPAAMVGCFAYGDTVLAERFVDGVEVAVTVIEGEDGPEALPAVEIVPESGVYDYTARYTAGLTDFFTPARLDDAAAKAVAELAVAAHRVLGLRDISRTDAVVGADGTVHFLEVNPSPGLTETSTVPMAIEAAGKSLGAVFAELIARAVSR; this comes from the coding sequence GTGGTCGACCGTACCGTTGCCGTGCTCGCCGGCGGGCTCTCGCACGAGCGTGACGTCTCGCTGAGGTCCGGGCGGCGGCTCTCCGCAGCGCTCAAGTCCGAGAGCTTCGGCATCGAGGAGTGGGACACCGACGGGGGCCTGCTGGAGCGGCTGCGCACGCAGCGCCCGGACGCGGTGGTCGTCGCGCTGCACGGCGGCGAGGGCGAGAACGGCTCGGTGCAGACGGTGCTGGAGATGCTGGGCGTGCCGTTCGTCGGCACCGGCTCCCAGGGCTGCCGCCGCGCGTGGGACAAGCCGACGGCGAAGGCGCTGCTGCAGAACGCCGGGTTCGTGACGCCGGACTGGGTGGTGCTGCCGCACAGCACGTTCCGCGAGCTCGGCGCCCAGGCGGTGCTCGACGCGATGGTGGAGCGCCTCGGCCTGCCGCTGATCCTCAAGCCGGACCAGGGCGGCTCCGCGCTGGGCACGCAGGTGGTGCGCGAGGCGGCGGAACTGCCGGCCGCGATGGTCGGCTGCTTCGCCTACGGGGACACGGTGCTCGCGGAGCGGTTCGTGGACGGCGTCGAGGTGGCCGTGACGGTCATCGAGGGCGAAGACGGCCCCGAAGCCCTTCCCGCGGTCGAGATCGTGCCGGAGAGCGGCGTGTACGACTACACGGCCCGCTACACGGCCGGCCTGACCGACTTCTTCACCCCGGCCCGGCTCGACGACGCCGCGGCCAAGGCGGTGGCCGAGCTGGCCGTCGCCGCGCACCGCGTGCTCGGGCTGCGTGATATCTCGCGCACCGACGCGGTCGTCGGGGCGGACGGCACGGTTCACTTTCTCGAAGTGAACCCGTCGCCGGGTCTCACCGAGACGTCGACCGTGCCGATGGCGATCGAGGCGGCGGGCAAGTCGCTCGGTGCGGTGTTCGCCGAACTCATCGCGCGGGCTGTCTCCCGCTGA
- a CDS encoding ParA family protein, producing the protein MEEVSRPVNPPPSDSTETSHDVGWTPIAEEAARAARLLHPKEGELPRPGRRRVLTVANQKGGVGKTTSTVNLAAALAVHGLKTLVVDLDPQGNASTALDVDHRSGTPSIYEVLIGEVTLAEAAQPTEQSPNLFCVPATIDLAGAEIELVSMASRESRLKEAISSEILDEIGVDYVLIDCPPSLGLLTVNAMVAAQEVLIPIQCEYYALEGLGQLLSNIELVQQHLNRELRVSTILLTMYDGRTKLADQVTNEVRNHFGDTVLKTVIPRSVKVSEAPGYGQTVLAYDPGSRGAMSYVDAAKEIAERGAQMEKGSST; encoded by the coding sequence ATGGAGGAGGTGTCGAGACCGGTGAATCCCCCGCCGTCCGACTCCACGGAGACCAGCCACGACGTGGGCTGGACGCCGATCGCCGAAGAAGCCGCCCGCGCCGCGCGTCTGTTGCACCCGAAGGAGGGGGAACTCCCCCGCCCCGGGCGTCGTCGCGTGCTGACCGTCGCCAACCAGAAGGGCGGCGTCGGCAAGACCACCAGCACGGTGAACCTCGCCGCCGCGCTTGCGGTCCACGGGCTCAAGACGCTCGTCGTCGACCTCGACCCGCAGGGCAACGCGAGCACCGCGCTCGACGTCGACCACCGGTCCGGGACGCCCTCCATCTACGAGGTGCTCATCGGCGAGGTGACGCTCGCCGAGGCCGCCCAGCCGACCGAGCAGTCCCCCAACCTCTTCTGCGTCCCCGCGACGATCGACCTCGCCGGCGCCGAGATCGAGCTCGTCTCGATGGCGTCCCGCGAGTCCCGGCTCAAGGAGGCCATCTCCTCGGAGATCCTCGACGAGATCGGCGTCGACTACGTCCTCATCGACTGCCCGCCGTCGCTCGGCCTGCTGACGGTCAACGCGATGGTCGCCGCGCAGGAGGTGCTCATCCCGATCCAGTGCGAGTACTACGCGCTCGAAGGTCTGGGGCAGCTGCTGAGCAACATCGAGCTCGTGCAGCAGCACCTCAACCGCGAACTCCGGGTCTCGACGATCCTGCTCACCATGTACGACGGCCGCACCAAGCTGGCCGACCAGGTGACCAACGAGGTCCGGAACCACTTCGGCGACACCGTCCTCAAGACGGTCATCCCCCGCAGCGTGAAGGTGTCCGAGGCACCCGGGTACGGCCAGACCGTGCTCGCCTACGACCCCGGCTCGCGCGGGGCGATGAGCTACGTCGACGCGGCCAAGGAGATCGCCGAGCGCGGCGCACAAATGGAGAAGGGTAGTTCGACATGA
- the yidD gene encoding membrane protein insertion efficiency factor YidD, with protein sequence MRATPEHDHQHEHDVEPEPSRPGPVAWVLLLPIKLYRKAISPFLPPACRFYPSCSAYAVEALTRHGAGRGSYLALRRLLRCGPWTPPGRDPVPETFSWRHRRPETPIEE encoded by the coding sequence ATGCGAGCCACCCCCGAGCACGACCACCAGCACGAGCACGACGTCGAACCCGAGCCGTCACGGCCGGGTCCCGTCGCCTGGGTGCTGCTGCTGCCCATCAAGCTCTACCGCAAGGCGATTTCGCCGTTCCTCCCGCCGGCCTGCCGGTTCTACCCGAGCTGCAGCGCGTACGCAGTCGAAGCCCTGACCCGGCACGGTGCCGGCCGCGGCTCCTACCTCGCGCTGCGCCGGCTGCTGCGCTGCGGCCCGTGGACGCCCCCCGGCCGCGACCCCGTGCCCGAGACGTTCTCGTGGCGCCACCGACGACCTGAAACACCGATCGAGGAGTAG
- the dnaA gene encoding chromosomal replication initiator protein DnaA translates to MSDHQHNLGVIWEQVVRELSDGTLSPQQRAWMRVTRPIGLLDGTALLAAPSDFAKEAIERGLRGAITDALSRRLGRAISLAVKVDSAEAVAPAPAPRYVPSPGRVENGASPEPAPPMPANGAPMMPPPRPEPAPPMPPMPMPAHQAVAPKPDDGDDTDEEVDEEGEALAAVHEIWPTFSGQPIAGQPYTAPAQPQTSKTKLNEKYTFDTFVIGASNRFAHAAAVAVAEAPARAYNPLFIWGESGLGKTHLLHAVGHYAQRLFPGMRVRYVSTEEFTNDFINSLRDDRKVAFQRRYRDIDILLVDDIQFLEGKEGTQEEFFHTFNTLHNANKQIVVSSDRPPKRLETLEDRLRTRFEWGLITDIQPPELETRIAILRKKAAQDRLAVPGEVLEFIASRVEANIRELEGALIRVTAFASLNQQPVDSALAEIVLRDLIPDSHAPEITAPTIMGVTSEFFDVTLDDLCGPGKTKALATARQIAMYLCRELTDMSLPKIGQTFGGRDHTTVMHADKKIRKEMAERRRIYDQVQELTSRIKQRARQ, encoded by the coding sequence GTGTCGGATCACCAGCACAATCTGGGTGTCATCTGGGAACAGGTGGTACGCGAGCTGTCCGACGGGACCCTCTCCCCCCAGCAGCGCGCGTGGATGCGGGTGACGCGCCCCATCGGCCTCCTCGACGGCACGGCGCTGCTCGCGGCCCCCAGCGACTTCGCGAAGGAAGCGATCGAACGCGGGCTGCGCGGCGCGATCACCGACGCGCTTTCCCGGCGGCTCGGCCGCGCCATCTCCCTCGCCGTGAAGGTCGACAGCGCCGAGGCCGTCGCCCCGGCTCCCGCGCCCCGCTACGTGCCGTCACCCGGCCGGGTGGAAAACGGCGCGAGCCCCGAACCCGCTCCGCCGATGCCGGCCAACGGCGCCCCGATGATGCCGCCGCCGCGCCCCGAACCGGCGCCGCCGATGCCCCCCATGCCGATGCCGGCGCACCAGGCCGTCGCGCCGAAGCCGGACGACGGCGACGACACCGACGAGGAAGTCGACGAAGAGGGCGAGGCGCTCGCCGCGGTCCACGAGATCTGGCCGACGTTCTCCGGCCAGCCGATCGCCGGCCAGCCGTACACCGCGCCGGCCCAGCCGCAGACGTCCAAGACGAAGCTGAACGAGAAGTACACGTTCGACACCTTCGTCATCGGCGCGTCCAACCGCTTCGCGCACGCGGCCGCGGTCGCCGTCGCCGAAGCGCCGGCCCGCGCGTACAACCCGCTCTTCATCTGGGGTGAGTCCGGGCTCGGCAAGACGCACCTGCTGCACGCGGTCGGCCACTACGCGCAACGGCTCTTCCCCGGCATGCGCGTCCGGTACGTCTCGACCGAAGAGTTCACGAACGACTTCATCAACTCGCTGCGCGACGACCGCAAGGTCGCCTTCCAGCGGCGCTACCGCGACATCGACATCCTGCTCGTCGACGACATCCAGTTCCTGGAGGGCAAGGAAGGGACGCAGGAAGAGTTCTTCCACACCTTCAACACCCTCCACAACGCGAACAAGCAGATCGTCGTCAGCTCCGACCGCCCGCCGAAGCGCCTCGAAACGCTGGAAGACCGGCTGCGGACGCGGTTCGAGTGGGGCCTGATCACCGACATCCAGCCGCCCGAGCTCGAGACGCGCATCGCGATCCTCCGGAAGAAGGCGGCGCAGGACAGGCTGGCGGTCCCCGGCGAGGTGCTGGAGTTCATCGCTTCGCGCGTCGAGGCGAACATCCGGGAACTCGAAGGCGCGCTCATCCGCGTCACCGCGTTCGCCTCGCTGAACCAGCAGCCGGTCGACAGCGCGCTCGCGGAGATCGTGCTGCGCGACCTGATCCCGGACTCGCACGCCCCGGAGATCACCGCGCCGACCATCATGGGCGTCACGTCCGAGTTCTTCGACGTCACGCTCGACGACCTGTGCGGCCCCGGCAAGACGAAGGCGCTCGCCACGGCCCGCCAGATCGCGATGTACCTCTGCCGCGAGCTGACCGACATGTCGCTGCCGAAGATCGGGCAGACGTTCGGCGGCCGCGACCACACGACCGTCATGCACGCGGACAAGAAGATCCGCAAGGAGATGGCCGAGCGCCGGCGCATCTACGACCAGGTGCAGGAGCTGACCTCGCGCATCAAGCAGCGCGCTCGCCAGTAG
- the yidC gene encoding membrane protein insertase YidC: MLDFIYYPVSFILWCWHKVFGFVFGESTAIAWILGIIFLTFTVRGIMFKPFVNQVRSMKKMQDFAPEMKKIQKKYANDRQRQAAEMQKLQKEHGVNPLGSCLPMLLQIPVFIGLNHVLRAFTMPPPGGGPKTENYFFSQHDVESYVNAKLFGVNLGEAVYNGVGVVSGGATNVGFHWSVLPVALPLMIVASIATHLTARHSVARQNAASATPQTAIMNKLTMYIFPLGVLVFGALFPLGLLFYWLANNGWTLMQQRLVYTKIDKEEAARKAEAAEKRATLGPKPGQKPTAPKVGQKPVQQKKNQPAQAGSAKKVTKAGSAHGFAQTTPAEATAKADGATAAAPAPADTPNGQNGSKDNGTGVPGLLKDSTRKSGRKRR; this comes from the coding sequence GTGCTCGATTTCATCTACTACCCCGTGTCCTTCATCCTCTGGTGTTGGCACAAGGTCTTCGGGTTCGTCTTCGGGGAGTCGACGGCGATCGCCTGGATCCTCGGCATCATCTTCCTGACGTTCACCGTCCGCGGCATCATGTTCAAGCCGTTCGTGAACCAGGTCCGGTCGATGAAGAAGATGCAGGACTTCGCGCCGGAGATGAAGAAGATCCAGAAGAAGTACGCGAACGACCGGCAGCGCCAGGCCGCGGAGATGCAGAAGCTCCAGAAGGAGCACGGCGTCAACCCGCTGGGCAGCTGCCTGCCGATGCTGCTCCAGATCCCGGTCTTCATCGGCCTGAACCACGTCCTGCGCGCGTTCACCATGCCGCCGCCCGGTGGTGGCCCCAAGACCGAGAACTACTTCTTCAGCCAGCACGACGTCGAGTCCTACGTCAACGCGAAGCTCTTCGGCGTCAACCTCGGTGAGGCCGTCTACAACGGTGTCGGCGTCGTCAGCGGCGGGGCCACGAACGTCGGCTTCCACTGGAGCGTGCTCCCGGTCGCGCTGCCCCTGATGATCGTCGCGTCGATCGCCACGCACCTCACCGCGCGGCACTCGGTGGCCCGGCAGAACGCCGCGTCGGCCACCCCGCAGACCGCGATCATGAACAAGCTGACGATGTACATCTTCCCGCTCGGTGTGCTCGTCTTCGGTGCCCTGTTCCCGCTCGGCCTCCTCTTCTACTGGCTGGCGAACAACGGCTGGACCCTGATGCAGCAGCGCCTCGTCTACACGAAGATCGACAAGGAAGAGGCCGCTCGCAAGGCGGAGGCCGCGGAGAAGCGCGCGACCCTCGGGCCGAAGCCGGGCCAGAAGCCGACCGCGCCGAAGGTCGGGCAGAAGCCGGTCCAGCAGAAGAAGAACCAGCCCGCGCAGGCCGGCTCGGCGAAGAAGGTCACGAAGGCGGGCTCGGCCCACGGCTTCGCGCAGACGACCCCGGCGGAGGCGACCGCCAAGGCGGACGGCGCGACCGCGGCGGCCCCGGCCCCGGCCGACACCCCCAACGGCCAGAACGGTTCGAAGGACAACGGCACCGGCGTGCCGGGCCTTCTCAAAGACTCGACCAGGAAGTCGGGCCGGAAGCGCCGCTGA
- the rnpA gene encoding ribonuclease P protein component, which translates to MLPAAARLRRSEDFRVVLRRGSRAGRRRLVVHALTTDPSAAAEVPSAARAGFVVSKAVGNSVVRHRVSRRLRHLVSDRLGTLPAGTSLVVRALPPSSTASSAELGSDLDAALRRLGLLSSRRPAGDVPRPTRPADAAPDHGSAV; encoded by the coding sequence GTGCTGCCGGCTGCCGCACGCCTGCGGCGGAGTGAGGATTTCCGCGTGGTTCTCCGTCGCGGGTCCCGGGCAGGCAGGCGCCGCCTCGTCGTCCACGCGCTGACCACGGACCCGTCCGCGGCCGCTGAAGTCCCTTCAGCGGCCAGGGCGGGTTTTGTGGTGAGCAAGGCCGTCGGCAACTCGGTGGTCCGCCACCGGGTCAGCCGCCGGTTGCGTCATCTCGTTTCGGACAGGCTCGGAACACTGCCCGCCGGCACGTCGTTGGTCGTACGGGCATTGCCGCCGTCGTCGACCGCGTCCAGCGCCGAGCTCGGATCCGATCTCGACGCCGCGTTGCGTCGGCTCGGGCTTCTGTCGTCGCGCCGTCCGGCCGGGGATGTCCCCCGCCCGACGCGTCCCGCGGACGCGGCCCCCGACCACGGATCAGCGGTGTGA
- a CDS encoding GNAT family N-acetyltransferase — translation MSRRVVGVTLDNLEHLPKSCRRCVYWELAPHLKHQAEEFGATEVEKEAWVSSVLLEWGSCGRIVYSDTLPVGFVLYAPPNAVPRALAFPTSPPSADAVLLTAFQVLPEFRGGGLGRMLVQAVAKDLTKRGVRAIEAFGDAKPDEPDPDGGHSCVLPAAFLQSVGFKTVRPHQKWPRLRLELRSAITWKEDVEAALERLLGQVTITTAEPSLGRA, via the coding sequence GTGTCGCGTCGCGTCGTGGGCGTCACACTGGACAACCTGGAGCACCTGCCGAAGAGCTGCCGCCGGTGCGTGTACTGGGAGCTCGCCCCGCACCTCAAGCACCAGGCCGAGGAGTTCGGCGCGACCGAGGTCGAGAAGGAAGCCTGGGTGTCGAGCGTGCTGCTCGAGTGGGGCTCCTGCGGCCGGATCGTCTACAGCGACACGCTGCCGGTCGGGTTCGTGCTGTACGCCCCGCCGAACGCCGTCCCGCGCGCGCTGGCCTTCCCGACGTCGCCGCCGAGTGCGGATGCCGTCCTGCTGACCGCCTTCCAGGTGCTCCCCGAGTTCCGCGGTGGTGGCCTCGGCCGGATGCTCGTCCAGGCAGTGGCCAAGGACCTCACCAAGCGCGGTGTCCGCGCCATCGAGGCGTTCGGTGACGCGAAGCCCGACGAGCCGGACCCCGACGGCGGCCACAGCTGCGTGCTGCCGGCGGCCTTCCTGCAGAGCGTCGGCTTCAAGACGGTCCGCCCGCACCAGAAGTGGCCCCGCCTGCGCCTCGAGCTGCGGTCGGCGATCACCTGGAAGGAAGACGTCGAGGCGGCCCTGGAGCGGCTGCTCGGCCAGGTGACGATCACCACCGCCGAGCCCAGCCTCGGCCGCGCCTGA
- a CDS encoding ParB/RepB/Spo0J family partition protein, translating to MTERRGGLGRGLAALIPTGPATGGPLPTPSADAADKKTAEDKGWFAANGAAGQRPEVSGEVAGAVYREIPVSSIKPNPKQPRQVFDEDALAELEHSIREFGLMQPIVVRELGNDEYELVMGERRLRASQQAELEAIPAIVRQTADESMLRDALLENIHRVQLNPLEEAAAYQQLLDEFAVTHEELASRIGRSRPVITNTIRLLKLPLPVQRRVAAGVLSAGHARALLSLEDAESQEELAARIVAEGMSVRATEEAVTLKKSEKPAKPKPAPRKPIQAPGLQELANRLSDRFDTRVKVDLGRRKGRITLEFGSVDDLERIVALIDPNGTNQTPKTD from the coding sequence ATGACCGAGCGTCGAGGAGGGCTGGGGCGCGGCCTCGCCGCCCTGATCCCGACCGGACCGGCCACCGGCGGGCCACTGCCGACGCCGTCCGCCGACGCGGCCGACAAGAAGACGGCCGAGGACAAGGGCTGGTTCGCGGCGAACGGCGCGGCCGGCCAGCGTCCGGAGGTCAGCGGCGAGGTAGCCGGGGCGGTCTACCGCGAGATCCCGGTCAGCTCGATCAAGCCGAACCCGAAGCAGCCGCGCCAGGTCTTCGACGAAGACGCGCTCGCCGAACTCGAGCACTCGATCCGCGAGTTCGGGCTCATGCAGCCCATCGTCGTCCGCGAACTCGGGAACGACGAGTACGAGCTCGTCATGGGCGAGCGGCGGTTGCGTGCTTCGCAGCAGGCGGAGCTCGAGGCGATCCCGGCGATCGTCCGGCAGACCGCCGACGAGTCGATGCTGCGCGACGCGCTCCTGGAGAACATCCACCGCGTCCAGCTGAACCCGCTCGAAGAGGCGGCAGCGTACCAGCAGCTGCTCGACGAGTTCGCGGTCACCCACGAGGAGCTGGCGAGCCGGATCGGCCGCAGCCGCCCGGTCATCACCAACACGATCCGGCTCCTCAAGCTCCCCCTGCCGGTGCAGCGCCGGGTGGCCGCGGGCGTCCTGTCCGCCGGCCACGCCCGCGCGCTGCTGTCGCTGGAGGACGCCGAAAGCCAGGAGGAGCTCGCCGCGCGGATCGTCGCGGAGGGCATGTCGGTCCGGGCGACCGAGGAAGCCGTCACGCTCAAGAAGAGCGAGAAGCCGGCCAAGCCGAAGCCCGCGCCGCGCAAGCCGATCCAGGCGCCGGGGTTGCAGGAGCTCGCGAACCGGCTCTCGGATCGCTTCGACACCCGGGTGAAGGTCGACCTCGGCCGCCGGAAGGGCCGGATCACGCTCGAGTTCGGGTCCGTCGACGACCTCGAGCGAATCGTCGCGCTCATCGATCCGAACGGGACGAATCAGACACCGAAAACCGATTAG
- a CDS encoding PLP-dependent aminotransferase family protein, with the protein MTENRPSQRPSGRQNLDPHLERYAARTAGMTASEIRALFAVASRPEVVSLAGGMPNLAALPLDTLSAQVAEIIAEDGLVALQYGSAHGVPVLREQICEIMALEGIKAHPDDVVVTVGSQMGLDMVTRLFCDPGDVVIAEGPSYVGALGSFAAYQAQVVHVEMDDQGLVPSLLREALDRTKKAGRRVKFLYTIPNFHNPAGVTLAVERRAEILEICREHGVLVVEDNPYGLLGFDGQTYPALRSTDPDNVVYLGSFSKTFASGLRVGWVLAPHAVREKLVLAAESATLCPPTLNQLIVSRYLATHDWKGQIKKFRENYRERRDAILSALDQYLPPGCSWTKPDGGFYVWVTVPEGVDTKAMLPRAVTARVAYASGTGFYADGFGSRQMRLSYCYPTPERIREGVRRLAAVLESEMDLARTFGSVTSRQIKGPQNPSPDTV; encoded by the coding sequence ATGACCGAGAACCGCCCCAGCCAGCGGCCCAGCGGCCGCCAGAACCTCGACCCGCACCTCGAGCGGTACGCCGCGCGCACCGCGGGGATGACCGCCTCCGAGATCCGGGCGCTGTTCGCGGTGGCCAGCCGGCCCGAGGTGGTCTCGCTGGCCGGCGGCATGCCGAACCTGGCGGCGCTCCCGCTCGACACGCTCTCGGCGCAGGTGGCCGAGATCATCGCCGAAGACGGCCTGGTGGCCCTGCAGTACGGCTCGGCGCACGGCGTCCCGGTGCTGCGCGAGCAGATCTGCGAAATCATGGCCTTGGAGGGCATCAAGGCGCACCCGGACGACGTCGTGGTGACCGTCGGCTCGCAGATGGGCCTGGACATGGTCACGCGGCTGTTCTGCGACCCGGGTGACGTCGTGATCGCCGAAGGCCCGTCGTACGTCGGCGCGCTGGGCTCGTTCGCCGCCTACCAGGCGCAGGTCGTGCACGTCGAGATGGACGACCAGGGCTTGGTCCCGTCGCTGCTGCGCGAAGCGCTCGACCGGACGAAGAAGGCCGGCCGCCGGGTCAAGTTCCTGTACACGATCCCGAACTTCCACAACCCCGCCGGCGTCACGCTGGCCGTCGAGCGCCGCGCGGAGATCCTGGAGATCTGCCGCGAGCACGGTGTCCTGGTCGTCGAAGACAACCCGTACGGGTTGCTCGGCTTCGACGGGCAGACGTACCCCGCGCTGCGGTCGACCGACCCGGACAACGTCGTGTACCTCGGGTCGTTCTCGAAGACGTTCGCCTCCGGCCTGCGCGTCGGCTGGGTGCTGGCGCCGCACGCCGTGCGCGAGAAGCTCGTGCTCGCCGCGGAGTCGGCGACGCTGTGCCCGCCGACGCTGAACCAGCTGATCGTGTCGCGCTACCTCGCCACGCACGACTGGAAGGGCCAGATCAAGAAGTTCCGCGAGAACTACCGCGAGCGGCGGGACGCGATCCTGTCCGCGCTCGACCAGTACCTGCCGCCCGGCTGCTCGTGGACCAAGCCGGACGGCGGGTTCTACGTGTGGGTGACGGTGCCGGAGGGCGTCGACACCAAGGCGATGCTGCCGCGCGCGGTGACCGCGCGGGTGGCGTACGCGTCCGGAACCGGCTTCTACGCCGACGGGTTCGGCAGCCGCCAGATGCGGCTCTCCTACTGCTACCCGACGCCGGAGCGCATCCGTGAGGGCGTGCGGCGGCTGGCGGCGGTGCTGGAGTCCGAAATGGACCTCGCGCGCACCTTCGGTAGCGTGACCTCGCGCCAGATCAAGGGGCCGCAGAACCCGTCCCCGGACACGGTCTGA
- a CDS encoding R3H domain-containing nucleic acid-binding protein, whose amino-acid sequence MSETIDTIDADKDDVTPEPAAEAAGEEKAGGDDILVQEGDIAGDYLERLLDLLDYDGDIDLDVEAGRAIVSIDGGEDLEKLVGPRGTVLEALQELTRLAVQQETGSRSRLMLDIAGWRADRREELKELGRSTAESVLKSGERVRLQPMSPFERKVVHDAVATVSGVTSESEGEDPKRRVVIFPES is encoded by the coding sequence ATGTCGGAGACGATCGACACGATCGACGCCGATAAGGACGACGTGACCCCGGAGCCGGCCGCGGAGGCAGCGGGCGAGGAGAAGGCGGGCGGTGACGACATCCTCGTGCAGGAGGGTGACATCGCCGGCGACTACCTCGAGCGCCTGCTGGACCTGCTCGACTACGACGGCGACATCGACCTCGACGTGGAGGCCGGCCGCGCGATCGTGAGCATCGACGGCGGCGAGGACCTCGAGAAGCTCGTCGGCCCGCGGGGCACGGTGCTCGAGGCGCTGCAGGAGCTGACCCGCCTGGCGGTCCAGCAGGAGACGGGCTCCCGCAGCCGCCTGATGCTGGACATCGCGGGCTGGCGCGCGGACCGCCGCGAGGAGCTCAAGGAGCTCGGCCGTTCGACGGCGGAGTCGGTCCTCAAGAGCGGCGAGCGCGTGCGGCTGCAGCCGATGAGCCCGTTCGAGCGCAAGGTGGTCCACGACGCGGTGGCGACGGTCTCGGGCGTCACGAGCGAGAGCGAAGGCGAAGACCCGAAGCGGCGCGTGGTGATCTTCCCGGAGTCCTGA